The following coding sequences lie in one Helicoverpa zea isolate HzStark_Cry1AcR chromosome 14, ilHelZeax1.1, whole genome shotgun sequence genomic window:
- the LOC124636247 gene encoding aquaporin AQPAn.G-like: protein MAQIKDILGLKEMRDCKTLIRQLISEFVGTFMYLSVVLSAGIGYGDANPRVVIALANGLIVASIVQIIGHVSGGHINPAVTIGALVCGHIKLLKALCYVVMQALGSIAGAAVAHAVSSKGIKGNLGATVPYEHTEPMHVFALEFLMTFLLVAVVLSVIDLRRGARGLGSASLAIGLCVSGCLCSCLPYTGSINPARTLGPAVIMNIYDMHWAYWAGPILGGFNAGLFYRVVLRVHREEYNLETRSNE, encoded by the exons ATGGCCCAAATAAAAGATATCTTAGGCCTCAAAGAGATGAGAGACTGCAAGACACTCATTCGGCAACTGATATCGGAGTTTGTTGGTACATTTATGTATCTATCTGTGGTGCTATCTGCCGGGATTGGTTATGGGGACGCTAATCCCAGAGTCGTGATCGCTTTGGCCAATGGTCTGATCGTTGCGAGCATAGTTCAGATTATTGGTCATGTGTCAGGGGGGCATATAAATCCGGCTGTAACTATCGGGGCTTTGGTGTGCGGACATATTAAGCTACTGAAAGCTTTGTGTTATGTTGTTATGCAGGCTTTGGGAAGCATTGCAG GAGCTGCAGTAGCCCACGCAGTTTCTTCAAAAGGCATCAAAGGCAATCTCGGAGCCACCGTACCTTACGAACACACCGAACCAATGCATGTCTTCGCCCTAGAATTCCTGATGACTTTCCTCCTAGTAGCCGTGGTTTTAAGCGTGATAGACTTACGAAGGGGCGCTAGAGGTCTTGGTTCTGCCTCCCTGGCTATAGGCCTTTGTGTATCAGGGTGTCTATGCTCCTGTTTACCCTACACAGGGTCTATAAACCCCGCAAGGACATTAGGACCAGCAGTAATAATGAACATCTATGATATGCATTGGGCTTATTGGGCAGGACCTATCTTAGGAGGTTTTAATGCAGGATTATTTTATAGAGTTGTGTTGCGAGTGCATCGTGAAGAATATAATTTGGAAACGCGTTCGAATGAATAA